Proteins from one Funiculus sociatus GB2-C1 genomic window:
- a CDS encoding HAS-barrel domain-containing protein, which translates to MRLPLPQFAAGDRSPNHIAEVIETATTEFLAQCLDPEDLSFPVMPPFGSWVKSTDEESGNLVYAIVYHATTSPIDSIHRARALGLSLEELREQQPQIFAMLKTEFRAAIVGFEAQGQGNNGYKRVGGITYQYLPPRPPQIHQAVYRCEPEEIIHFSEQLDFLRTLLQVNGAPVEALAGAAIREIYQLRKGDRDWLIKAGRTLSLLLKDDYDRLRYILSQINL; encoded by the coding sequence ATGCGTCTTCCCTTACCCCAATTTGCTGCGGGCGATCGCTCGCCCAACCATATTGCTGAAGTGATTGAGACGGCAACGACTGAATTCCTGGCACAGTGTCTCGATCCCGAAGACTTGAGCTTCCCAGTCATGCCCCCTTTTGGCAGCTGGGTCAAGTCTACTGATGAAGAATCGGGCAATTTAGTCTATGCTATCGTTTATCATGCCACCACCAGCCCAATAGATTCTATCCACCGGGCGCGGGCATTAGGACTGTCACTAGAGGAACTGCGAGAGCAACAACCTCAAATATTTGCCATGCTCAAAACCGAGTTTCGCGCTGCGATAGTTGGGTTTGAGGCACAAGGACAGGGAAATAATGGTTACAAACGTGTCGGCGGAATAACTTATCAATACCTGCCACCTCGTCCGCCGCAAATACATCAAGCGGTTTATCGCTGCGAACCGGAAGAAATTATTCACTTTAGCGAACAGCTGGATTTTTTGCGAACCTTATTGCAGGTGAATGGTGCGCCTGTAGAGGCGCTAGCAGGAGCGGCAATTAGAGAAATTTATCAATTACGCAAAGGCGATCGTGATTGGTTAATAAAAGCAGGACGCACTCTGAGCCTTCTTCTCAAAGACGATTACGACAGATTGAGGTATATTTTGAGCCAAATTAATCTTTAG
- a CDS encoding SRPBCC family protein: MILNFSFKFIVGRKGFSFRFSLARTYRVVSSASVDVLWEKLINLGDVSWHPLLTSTNVPRGLIAKPGLIYNAVTRLMPIPIRVFVERVRPCELLSARVLAIPGVEKRVTYQVESTVCGTYVSYSVTLRGWLSPLIWWMIRSSSARVAAELASAAEQVSLQAQG; encoded by the coding sequence GTGATTCTCAATTTTTCCTTCAAGTTCATCGTTGGTCGAAAAGGTTTTTCCTTCCGCTTTTCTCTGGCTCGGACGTATCGCGTTGTAAGTTCCGCCTCCGTGGATGTCTTATGGGAAAAATTAATTAACTTAGGCGATGTATCTTGGCATCCTCTTCTTACCAGCACTAATGTTCCTAGGGGGCTGATTGCTAAACCGGGTTTGATCTATAACGCAGTTACCCGCTTGATGCCAATTCCAATTAGGGTTTTTGTTGAGCGCGTTCGTCCCTGCGAGTTACTCAGCGCGAGAGTTTTAGCGATTCCAGGGGTAGAGAAACGAGTGACTTACCAGGTGGAATCTACTGTCTGCGGTACGTATGTTTCTTATTCAGTCACCTTGCGCGGTTGGTTATCGCCCTTAATTTGGTGGATGATTCGGTCTTCTTCAGCCCGCGTAGCCGCTGAATTAGCCTCCGCAGCTGAACAGGTGAGTTTACAAGCGCAAGGGTGA
- the rodA gene encoding rod shape-determining protein RodA, producing the protein MLHKSLTGFRWRSMLAPWQEVDWLLLFLTVGLTILGGVMIRSAELHLGLTDWWWHWLMGAIGLVVAMFIARSRYENLLQWHWVIYAITNLSLIAVMIIGTSAKGAQRWITVGSFNIQPSEFAKLGVIITLAALLHARPANTIPAVLRALAITGVPWALVFLQPDLGTSLVFGAIVLGMLYWGNANPGWLVLLASPVMSAILFNVFMPGWFVWTALMGIIAWRTLPWPMSGAIGAIAVNLIGGELGKIFWGLLKDYQKDRLILFLDPDKDPLGGGYHLIQSRIAIGAGEFWGRGLHKGTQTQLNFIPEQHTDFIFSAIGEELGLVGGFCLLLVFWLVCLRLVIIAQNAKDNFGSLLAIGVLSMIVFQVVVNLGMTMGLAPVTGIPLPWVSYGRSAMLKNFLAIGIVESVANYRHRLKF; encoded by the coding sequence ATGTTGCACAAGTCACTGACTGGTTTTCGTTGGAGATCGATGCTGGCACCTTGGCAAGAGGTAGACTGGCTGCTATTGTTTCTTACCGTTGGTCTTACCATTCTTGGGGGTGTGATGATCCGCAGCGCGGAACTCCACCTGGGGCTAACAGATTGGTGGTGGCACTGGCTGATGGGCGCGATTGGTTTGGTAGTGGCGATGTTTATTGCGCGATCGCGTTACGAAAACCTGCTCCAGTGGCACTGGGTTATCTACGCCATCACTAATCTCTCCCTGATCGCGGTGATGATCATCGGTACTAGCGCTAAAGGCGCTCAACGATGGATTACTGTCGGCAGCTTCAACATCCAACCTTCGGAATTTGCGAAATTAGGAGTAATTATTACCCTAGCTGCTCTGCTGCACGCTCGTCCCGCCAATACCATTCCAGCGGTTTTGAGAGCTTTGGCAATAACTGGGGTTCCTTGGGCTTTAGTATTTTTGCAGCCAGACTTGGGAACCTCCCTGGTGTTTGGCGCGATCGTGCTGGGGATGCTCTATTGGGGTAATGCCAATCCCGGTTGGTTGGTGTTGCTCGCTTCTCCGGTGATGTCCGCCATCCTCTTTAACGTGTTTATGCCTGGGTGGTTCGTTTGGACGGCACTGATGGGGATAATTGCTTGGCGCACCTTACCCTGGCCCATGTCCGGTGCGATTGGAGCGATCGCAGTCAACCTGATCGGCGGCGAATTAGGAAAGATATTTTGGGGCTTATTAAAAGACTATCAAAAAGACCGACTCATCCTCTTCCTTGACCCAGACAAAGACCCCCTCGGCGGCGGCTATCACCTGATCCAATCTCGCATCGCCATCGGTGCAGGTGAATTTTGGGGACGAGGATTGCACAAAGGAACCCAAACCCAACTCAACTTCATCCCGGAACAGCATACCGACTTCATCTTCTCAGCTATAGGAGAGGAACTGGGTTTGGTAGGGGGCTTCTGTTTGCTATTGGTATTTTGGTTAGTCTGTCTGCGCTTGGTGATTATTGCCCAAAATGCTAAAGATAACTTTGGCTCTCTCCTCGCTATTGGTGTCTTATCGATGATTGTGTTTCAGGTGGTGGTTAACTTGGGCATGACTATGGGATTAGCACCAGTGACAGGTATTCCCCTTCCTTGGGTTAGTTACGGTCGTTCGGCGATGCTGAAAAACTTCCTGGCTATTGGGATTGTAGAATCTGTGGCAAATTATCGTCACCGACTGAAGTTTTAG
- a CDS encoding valine--tRNA ligase: MTATIPTLASQYDAKTTDTKWQKFWEENHIFQADPNHPGEPYCIVIPPPNVTGSLHMGHAFESILIDTLVRYHRMKGRNTLWVPGTDHASIAVQTILEKQLKKEGKTRFELGREAFLEKAWQWKTESGGKIVNQLRSLGVSVDWSRERFTLDEGLSKAVLEAFTRMYEEGLIYRGNYLVNWCPGTQSAVSDLEVENKEVNGNLWHFRYPLTDGSGFMEVATTRPETMLGDTAVAVNPNDDRYKDLIGKTLMLPIMQREIPIIADELVDPAFGTGCVKVTPAHDPNDFAMGKRHNLPFINIMNKDGTLNENAGEFQGQDRFVARKNVVQRLESDGFLVKIEDYKHTVPYSDRGKVPVEPLLSTQWFVKIRPLADRALQFLDDKSSPEFIPQRWTKVYRDWLVKLQDWCISRQLWWGHQIPAWYAVSETGGEITDNTPFVVAQNETEAKEKAVAKFGENVKLEQDPDVLDTWFSSGLWPFSTLGWPEQTQDLTTYYPTATLVTGFDIIFFWVARMTMMAGHFTGQMPFKDVYIHGLVLDENGKKMSKSANNGIDPLLLIDKYGTDALRYSLIKEVVGAGQDIRLEYNRKTDESASVEASRNFTNKLWNAARFVMMNLDGRTPQQLGNPATEALELCDRWILSRYHQVVQQSSQYIDNYGLGEAAKGLYEFIWGDFCDWYIELVKPRLRPEAPAASRLVAQQTLAYVLEGILKLLHPFMPHITEEIWHTLTQAGEGKALALQSYPEADPALIDPDKEQQFELLFGTIRTIRNLRAEADIKPGVKVPVILQTQSDKERHILNLGESYIQDLAKVEKLTIKGAKDTPSSTEILKPDSSAEVKSALSSSTEPNLAASVKEKSSANAPILLPFLFLLPFLFVVLLCLFVVSKVTQIIAKGKIDKNDTASKQLGYTHPPETDLRPPEQENSEESAMPKAIAGVVGTIQVLIPLAGVVDVDALRAKLDKNLSKVEAEAKSLSGRLGNANFVEKAAPDVVQKARDSLAEAEKQAEILRERLERL; the protein is encoded by the coding sequence ATGACCGCAACAATCCCCACCCTCGCCAGCCAATACGACGCCAAAACCACCGACACCAAGTGGCAAAAATTCTGGGAAGAAAACCACATCTTCCAAGCAGACCCCAATCATCCTGGCGAACCCTACTGCATCGTCATTCCCCCGCCCAACGTCACGGGTAGCTTGCACATGGGACACGCCTTCGAGAGTATCCTGATTGATACCCTCGTCCGCTACCACCGAATGAAAGGGCGCAATACCTTGTGGGTACCGGGAACCGACCACGCGAGTATTGCAGTGCAAACGATTCTGGAAAAGCAACTTAAAAAAGAAGGTAAAACTCGCTTTGAGTTAGGGCGCGAAGCATTCCTCGAAAAAGCTTGGCAGTGGAAAACTGAATCTGGGGGTAAGATTGTTAACCAACTGCGGAGTTTGGGCGTTTCGGTAGATTGGTCGCGGGAACGCTTCACGCTGGATGAAGGCTTATCTAAAGCGGTACTGGAAGCCTTTACCCGAATGTATGAGGAAGGGTTGATCTATCGCGGCAATTACCTGGTGAACTGGTGTCCTGGAACTCAGTCTGCGGTTTCTGACTTGGAGGTGGAAAACAAGGAAGTTAACGGTAATCTGTGGCACTTCCGCTATCCCCTCACGGATGGTTCTGGCTTTATGGAGGTGGCGACAACTCGACCGGAGACGATGCTGGGAGATACGGCGGTGGCAGTGAATCCCAATGATGACCGCTACAAAGATTTGATTGGGAAGACGCTGATGCTGCCAATTATGCAGCGGGAAATTCCGATTATTGCCGATGAATTGGTCGATCCTGCCTTTGGGACTGGTTGCGTGAAGGTGACACCAGCCCACGACCCCAACGACTTTGCGATGGGTAAGCGCCACAATTTGCCGTTTATCAACATCATGAATAAGGACGGCACTTTAAACGAAAATGCTGGGGAGTTCCAGGGACAAGACCGCTTTGTTGCCCGGAAAAATGTGGTGCAGCGACTGGAATCAGACGGGTTTTTGGTCAAGATAGAGGATTATAAGCATACGGTTCCTTATAGCGATCGCGGTAAAGTCCCGGTCGAACCCCTCCTCTCTACTCAGTGGTTTGTCAAAATTCGCCCCCTCGCTGACCGGGCGTTACAATTCTTAGACGATAAAAGTTCCCCAGAGTTTATTCCCCAGCGTTGGACTAAGGTTTATCGGGATTGGCTAGTCAAACTACAAGATTGGTGCATCTCTCGCCAACTTTGGTGGGGACACCAAATTCCTGCCTGGTATGCAGTCAGCGAAACTGGTGGTGAAATTACCGACAACACGCCGTTTGTGGTGGCGCAAAACGAGACAGAAGCAAAAGAAAAAGCGGTTGCAAAATTTGGCGAAAATGTCAAACTAGAACAAGATCCAGATGTGCTAGATACCTGGTTCTCTTCTGGATTGTGGCCTTTTTCTACTCTAGGTTGGCCGGAACAAACCCAGGATTTGACAACTTACTACCCGACCGCTACCCTCGTTACTGGCTTTGACATCATCTTCTTCTGGGTTGCCAGAATGACGATGATGGCTGGACATTTCACAGGTCAAATGCCCTTCAAGGACGTTTACATCCACGGTTTGGTACTGGATGAGAATGGCAAGAAGATGTCTAAGTCTGCCAACAATGGTATCGATCCGCTGTTGCTGATTGACAAATACGGCACTGATGCTTTGCGCTATTCTCTGATTAAGGAAGTGGTTGGTGCAGGTCAAGATATCCGCCTAGAATACAATCGCAAGACGGATGAATCGGCATCGGTGGAAGCATCGCGCAATTTCACTAACAAGCTGTGGAATGCTGCCCGGTTTGTGATGATGAATCTGGATGGTCGAACGCCGCAACAGCTGGGGAACCCCGCAACAGAGGCATTGGAATTATGCGATCGCTGGATTCTCTCCCGCTACCATCAAGTAGTGCAGCAAAGTAGTCAATACATCGACAACTACGGACTAGGGGAAGCTGCCAAAGGACTTTACGAATTTATTTGGGGTGACTTCTGCGACTGGTACATTGAACTGGTAAAACCTCGCCTGCGTCCGGAAGCACCAGCAGCATCGCGGCTAGTTGCCCAGCAGACGCTTGCCTATGTGCTGGAAGGGATTCTAAAATTACTCCATCCCTTCATGCCTCACATCACTGAAGAAATTTGGCATACTCTCACTCAAGCTGGTGAAGGCAAAGCTTTGGCGTTACAATCTTATCCCGAAGCAGATCCCGCACTCATCGACCCAGATAAAGAACAGCAATTTGAATTGCTATTCGGCACTATCCGCACCATTCGCAATCTTCGGGCAGAAGCTGACATCAAGCCTGGGGTGAAGGTTCCAGTAATTTTGCAGACCCAAAGCGACAAGGAACGGCATATCCTAAACTTAGGGGAGTCTTATATTCAAGACTTGGCAAAGGTAGAGAAATTAACCATCAAGGGCGCAAAAGATACCCCGTCATCTACCGAAATATTAAAGCCGGATTCATCCGCAGAGGTAAAGTCTGCCCTCTCGTCTTCTACGGAACCAAATCTCGCGGCATCTGTCAAGGAAAAATCTAGTGCCAATGCCCCGATTTTGTTACCATTTTTGTTTTTGCTGCCATTTTTATTTGTGGTGCTTCTTTGTCTTTTTGTAGTGTCAAAGGTTACACAAATTATTGCCAAAGGCAAAATTGACAAAAATGATACAGCATCAAAACAACTTGGCTACACGCATCCCCCAGAAACCGATTTAAGACCACCAGAACAGGAGAACAGTGAAGAAAGTGCTATGCCAAAAGCGATCGCTGGTGTCGTTGGCACAATCCAAGTTTTAATTCCCCTTGCCGGAGTCGTCGATGTGGACGCACTACGTGCCAAACTAGATAAAAACTTGAGCAAAGTTGAAGCCGAAGCCAAATCCCTTTCCGGGCGTTTAGGCAATGCCAATTTTGTCGAGAAAGCCGCACCTGACGTGGTGCAAAAGGCGCGGGACTCACTAGCCGAAGCTGAGAAACAGGCAGAAATTCTGCGTGAGCGACTGGAGCGGCTCTAA
- the hemF gene encoding oxygen-dependent coproporphyrinogen oxidase — translation MTVSTTETTSSNLLPPDDSKARVSQFMQQLQDQICQGLEQLDGGATFQQDAWEREEGGGGRSRVIREGEVFEQGGVNFSEVWGHQLPPSILVQRPEAAGHGFYATGTSMVLHPRNPYIPTVHLNYRYFEAGPVWWFGGGIDLTPYYPFAEDVAHFHRTMKQACDAHHPEYYPTFKRWCDEYFYLKHRQETRGVGGIFFDYQDGQGVLYRGPDAQGPAADYSNKVGTPEPRNWEKIFAFVQQCGQAFLPAYVPIVERRQSMEYSDRQRNFQLYRRGRYVEFNLVYDRGTIFGLQTNGRTESILMSLPPLVRWEYGYQPEPNTPEAELYETFLKPQDWANWTPDKASQT, via the coding sequence ATGACAGTTTCGACTACAGAAACAACATCTAGCAACCTTCTCCCCCCAGATGACTCAAAAGCTAGAGTCAGCCAGTTTATGCAACAGCTGCAAGACCAAATTTGTCAGGGTTTGGAACAGCTGGATGGAGGCGCAACTTTCCAACAAGATGCCTGGGAACGAGAAGAAGGCGGCGGCGGTCGTTCTCGCGTAATCCGCGAGGGTGAAGTATTTGAACAGGGCGGAGTTAATTTTTCTGAAGTCTGGGGACACCAGTTACCGCCATCGATTTTAGTGCAACGTCCAGAAGCTGCTGGACACGGCTTTTATGCTACTGGCACTTCGATGGTGTTACATCCTCGCAATCCCTACATTCCAACCGTTCACCTGAATTATCGCTACTTTGAGGCAGGCCCTGTATGGTGGTTTGGTGGCGGTATCGATTTAACACCTTATTATCCATTTGCGGAAGATGTCGCCCATTTCCACCGCACCATGAAGCAAGCCTGTGATGCCCACCACCCAGAGTATTACCCGACCTTTAAACGGTGGTGCGACGAATATTTTTATCTGAAGCATCGGCAAGAAACGCGGGGAGTAGGTGGTATATTTTTTGACTATCAAGATGGTCAAGGCGTTTTGTATCGCGGCCCGGATGCCCAAGGGCCAGCCGCAGATTATAGCAACAAAGTTGGTACGCCAGAGCCGCGCAACTGGGAAAAGATATTTGCCTTTGTGCAGCAATGCGGTCAGGCATTTCTACCAGCTTATGTTCCCATTGTCGAGCGGCGGCAGTCAATGGAGTATAGCGATCGCCAGCGTAACTTCCAACTATATCGTCGCGGTCGCTACGTAGAATTTAACCTCGTCTATGACCGAGGCACAATTTTTGGACTTCAGACTAACGGACGTACTGAGTCAATTTTGATGTCTTTACCGCCACTGGTACGTTGGGAATATGGCTATCAACCAGAACCGAACACCCCAGAAGCTGAGCTTTATGAAACTTTCTTGAAGCCGCAAGATTGGGCAAACTGGACACCAGATAAAGCGTCCCAGACCTGA
- a CDS encoding cation:proton antiporter → MESISEVLEQPIVPFAILLVVILTVPMLFERWLRLPGLVGLLAAGVVLGPNGLKLLETESETMNLLSDIGLVYLMFVAGLEVDIEQFRKTKNRSIGFGTYTFLIPLIMGTTVGRIFNFDWNASILIGSLFASHTLLAYPIVSRLGVVGNEAVTVTIGATIFTDVGALLVLAVCVGIHAGDFTPTKLFTLLASLIVYSAVVLFGFDWAGKQFFRRSGNDEGNQFLFVLLALFLASLGAQLIGVEKIVGAFLAGLAVNDVLGEGPVKEKVLFVGSVLFIPIFFVDMGLLIDIPAFIKTLSSIWLTVAIVAGLIGSKFLAALFAKLTYRYNWREMLTMWSLSLPQVAATLAATLVGYRALNPAGERLLTEGVLNSVLVLMLVTATLGPLITSRVAPGLSVPETEAIATNTTGLDGIPASPDQPFTVVVPVYNPETERNLMEMAALLARHEAGRIVPLAITTAHAHMDAPQLEGAFQQGEMLLERATGLAVELGVTAVPLLRLDDNVAQGISRASREQKASLIVMGWGRRTGLRARLFGNVIDSVLWSSHCPVAVTRLQGPPSQIRRILVPVENLTGQAIQPLRFAQILAEANQAQVTLLNVCNSRTTPAKIAWNQSQLSLLVSKWAPGSNNINVEIIKNDNVAQGILNASRSVDLIVLRSLRRRTAGGLEISDVTTQLVQQLNCSVVLLGEPQRTQTGVVLPRTSSVSMPRISI, encoded by the coding sequence ATGGAATCAATTTCAGAAGTTTTAGAGCAACCGATAGTTCCATTTGCAATTTTGCTAGTGGTCATCTTGACCGTACCTATGCTGTTCGAGCGGTGGTTGCGGCTGCCAGGATTGGTTGGTTTGTTGGCAGCAGGTGTTGTACTTGGCCCGAACGGGTTAAAACTGCTGGAAACCGAATCAGAGACGATGAACCTGCTCTCAGACATAGGGTTAGTTTACTTGATGTTTGTGGCAGGGCTAGAAGTTGATATTGAGCAATTTCGCAAAACCAAAAATCGCTCGATTGGTTTTGGTACCTATACCTTCCTAATACCCCTGATTATGGGGACAACCGTGGGGCGTATCTTCAACTTTGACTGGAATGCTTCAATTTTGATTGGCTCTTTGTTTGCCTCTCATACCCTCTTGGCTTATCCAATTGTTAGTCGTCTGGGTGTTGTGGGAAACGAAGCCGTCACTGTCACCATTGGCGCGACAATTTTCACCGATGTTGGCGCGTTACTGGTATTAGCTGTTTGTGTGGGCATTCATGCGGGTGACTTTACGCCTACTAAGCTGTTCACCCTGTTGGCATCCTTAATTGTTTACTCTGCGGTGGTGTTGTTTGGCTTTGATTGGGCTGGAAAACAGTTTTTTCGACGTTCTGGGAATGATGAGGGCAATCAATTTTTATTTGTATTGTTAGCGCTATTTCTGGCATCGTTGGGCGCACAGTTGATTGGGGTAGAAAAAATTGTCGGAGCCTTTTTAGCTGGTCTGGCAGTGAATGATGTTTTGGGGGAAGGGCCAGTAAAGGAAAAGGTGCTTTTTGTCGGTAGCGTCTTATTTATCCCGATTTTCTTCGTGGATATGGGGCTACTGATAGATATTCCGGCTTTTATTAAAACGCTCTCTTCTATCTGGTTAACTGTAGCGATTGTGGCGGGTTTGATTGGAAGTAAGTTTTTGGCAGCTTTGTTTGCCAAACTAACGTACCGCTACAACTGGCGCGAGATGCTAACGATGTGGTCACTGTCGCTACCGCAGGTTGCTGCTACTTTGGCAGCGACGCTGGTGGGGTATCGGGCGCTCAATCCGGCGGGTGAGAGGTTGCTGACAGAAGGTGTTTTAAACAGCGTGCTAGTTTTGATGCTGGTGACGGCAACGTTAGGCCCCCTGATTACCAGTCGGGTAGCGCCTGGGTTGAGTGTACCGGAAACGGAAGCGATCGCAACTAACACAACTGGACTAGATGGCATACCTGCATCGCCAGACCAACCTTTTACAGTGGTTGTACCTGTCTACAATCCGGAAACCGAGAGGAATTTAATGGAAATGGCAGCGCTACTGGCGCGGCATGAAGCGGGAAGGATTGTACCGTTAGCGATTACCACAGCGCACGCCCACATGGACGCACCGCAGTTGGAAGGGGCATTCCAGCAAGGTGAGATGCTACTTGAGAGAGCCACAGGATTAGCCGTTGAACTAGGTGTGACAGCGGTACCATTGCTCCGCCTTGATGACAACGTTGCTCAGGGAATTAGCCGCGCCAGTCGGGAACAAAAAGCGAGTTTAATTGTGATGGGCTGGGGTAGACGCACCGGCTTAAGGGCGCGTTTGTTCGGCAATGTGATTGATAGCGTCCTGTGGTCGTCTCACTGTCCAGTTGCGGTGACGCGGTTGCAGGGTCCGCCGTCACAAATTCGGCGGATTTTGGTTCCAGTGGAAAACTTGACGGGGCAAGCGATACAACCGTTGCGGTTTGCCCAAATTCTGGCTGAGGCAAATCAGGCTCAGGTGACGTTGTTAAACGTCTGCAATAGTAGAACAACGCCAGCGAAGATAGCGTGGAACCAGTCGCAACTGTCTCTGCTAGTCTCAAAGTGGGCACCTGGAAGTAACAACATCAACGTTGAAATTATCAAGAATGACAATGTGGCGCAAGGAATTCTAAATGCTTCTAGGTCGGTTGATTTGATTGTATTGCGATCGCTTCGTCGCCGCACCGCTGGCGGTCTGGAAATCAGCGATGTTACTACACAGTTAGTTCAGCAACTAAATTGCTCTGTAGTACTGCTAGGGGAGCCACAACGAACCCAAACTGGTGTTGTTCTACCCAGGACTTCCAGCGTTTCCATGCCCCGGATTTCAATTTAA
- a CDS encoding Mrp/NBP35 family ATP-binding protein, whose product MLDASSVLEVLRPVQDPELRKSLVELNMIRNVSIDNGKVSFTLVLTTPACPLRQFIVEECEQALKKNLPEVTDVVVDVTAETPQQKSLPDRTGIAGVKNIVAISSGKGGVGKSTVAVNVAVALAHMGAKVGLIDADIYGPNDPTMLGLSDAQMTVRQSPSGEVLEPAFNYGVKLVSMGFLIDKDQPVIWRGPMLNGIIRQFLYQAEWGELDYLIVDMPPGTGDAQLTLAQAVPMAGVVIVTTPQTVALLDSRKGLKMFQQLGVKVLGMVENMSYFIPPDMPDKKYDIFGSGGGEKTAQELGVPLLGCVPLEMPVREGGDAGVPIVVDKPESASAKALFAIASQIAAKVSIAALA is encoded by the coding sequence ATGCTCGATGCTAGTTCAGTTTTAGAAGTATTGCGACCAGTGCAAGATCCCGAACTCCGCAAGAGTTTGGTTGAATTGAACATGATTCGCAATGTGTCCATTGATAACGGTAAAGTCAGTTTTACTCTGGTACTGACGACACCCGCCTGTCCCCTACGCCAGTTCATTGTCGAGGAATGCGAACAGGCGCTGAAAAAGAATCTACCAGAAGTAACAGATGTGGTGGTGGATGTCACCGCCGAAACCCCCCAACAAAAATCTCTTCCGGATCGCACAGGGATTGCTGGTGTAAAAAATATTGTGGCAATTTCTAGCGGTAAGGGTGGTGTGGGCAAAAGTACCGTTGCGGTAAACGTAGCGGTGGCTTTAGCACATATGGGTGCAAAAGTTGGTTTAATTGATGCGGATATTTACGGGCCCAATGACCCAACAATGTTGGGACTATCGGATGCTCAGATGACGGTAAGGCAAAGCCCCTCTGGCGAGGTGCTGGAACCTGCTTTCAACTACGGTGTCAAATTAGTTTCAATGGGGTTTTTGATTGACAAAGATCAGCCTGTGATCTGGCGAGGGCCGATGCTTAATGGCATCATTCGCCAGTTTCTCTACCAAGCGGAGTGGGGCGAACTCGATTATCTGATTGTCGATATGCCCCCTGGTACTGGTGATGCTCAGTTGACTTTAGCGCAGGCGGTGCCAATGGCTGGGGTGGTGATTGTCACTACACCGCAGACAGTGGCTTTGTTAGACTCGCGCAAGGGCTTGAAGATGTTCCAGCAGTTGGGAGTAAAAGTGTTGGGGATGGTGGAAAATATGAGCTATTTTATTCCACCAGATATGCCAGACAAAAAGTATGACATCTTTGGTTCTGGAGGCGGGGAAAAGACAGCACAGGAACTGGGTGTCCCCTTACTGGGTTGTGTACCTTTAGAAATGCCTGTGCGGGAAGGAGGCGATGCGGGAGTGCCGATAGTGGTTGATAAACCAGAGTCAGCATCTGCGAAAGCGCTGTTTGCGATCGCATCTCAAATAGCGGCTAAAGTCTCCATTGCAGCCCTAGCATAA
- a CDS encoding NAD(P)H dehydrogenase subunit NdhS — MILPGTAVRVKNIDDTYYGFQGLVQRVTDNKAAVLFEGGNWDKLITFQLSELEILEPTAGRKKAK; from the coding sequence ATGATTTTACCTGGAACGGCTGTACGAGTGAAGAATATCGACGATACCTACTACGGTTTTCAAGGGCTAGTTCAACGAGTTACCGATAATAAAGCAGCGGTACTGTTTGAAGGCGGCAATTGGGATAAGCTAATTACCTTCCAGCTATCAGAATTAGAAATTCTAGAGCCAACAGCGGGACGCAAAAAGGCAAAATAG